Proteins co-encoded in one Erinaceus europaeus chromosome 2, mEriEur2.1, whole genome shotgun sequence genomic window:
- the LOC132535726 gene encoding LOW QUALITY PROTEIN: nascent polypeptide-associated complex subunit alpha-like (The sequence of the model RefSeq protein was modified relative to this genomic sequence to represent the inferred CDS: deleted 2 bases in 1 codon), with amino-acid sequence MPGEATETIPATEQELPQPQAETGSGTESDSDESVPELEEQDSTQATTQQAQLAVAAEIDEEPVSKAKQSRSEKKARKAMSKLGLRQVTGVTRVTIRKSNNILFVITKPDVYKSPASDTYIVFGEAKIEDLSQQAQLAAVEKFKVQGEAVSNIQENTQTPTVQEESEEEEVDENGVEVKDIELVMSQANVSRAKAVRALKNNSNDIVNAIMELTM; translated from the exons ATGCCCGGTGAAGCCACAGAAACCATCCCTGCTACAGAGCAGGAGTTGCCACAGCCACAGGCTGAGACAGGGTCTGGAACAGAATCTGATAGCGATGAGTCAGTACCAGAGCTTGAGGAACAGGATTCCACACAAGCAACCACACAACAAGCTCAGCTGGCGGTGGCAGCTGAAATCGATGAAGAACCAGTCAGTAAAGCAAAACAGAGCCGGAGTGAAAAGAAGGCACGAAAGGCTATGTCCAAACTGGGTCTTCGGCAGGTTACAGGGGTTACGAGAGTCACTATCCGAAAATCAAATAACATCCTCTTTGTCATCACAAAGCCAGACGTCTACAAAAGCCCAGCATCAGATACCTACATAGTTTTTGGAGAAGCAAAGATTGAAGATTTGTCTCAGCAAGCACAGCTAGCAGCTGTGGAGAAATTCAAAGTTCAGGGTGAGGCGGTCTCAAACATCCAGGAAAACACGCAAACTCCAACTGTACAAGAGGAgagtgaagaggaa gaggttGACGAAAACGGTGTAGAAGTTAAAGACATAGAATTAGTCATGTCACAAGCAAATGTATCAAGAGCAAAGGCAGTTCGAGCCCTGAAGAACAACAGTAATGATATTGTAAATGCTATTATGGAACTAACAATGTAA
- the LSM1 gene encoding U6 snRNA-associated Sm-like protein LSm1: protein MNYMPGTASLIEDIDKKHLVLLRDGRTLIGFLRSIDQFANLVLHQTVERIHVGKKYGDIPRGIFVVRGENVVLLGEIDLEKESDTPLQQVSIEEILEEQRVEQQTKLEAEKLKVQALKDRGLSIPRADTLDEY, encoded by the exons ATGAACTATATGCCTGGCACCGCCAGCCTCATCGAGGACATCGACA aAAAGCACTTGGTTTTGCTTCGAGATGGAAGGACACTTATAGGCTTTTTAAGAAGCATCGATCAATTTG CTAACTTAGTGCTACATCAGACTGTGGAGCGTATTCATGTGGGCAAAAAATACGGTGATATTCCTCGAGGGATTTTTGTGGTGAGAGGAGAAAATGTGGTCCTACTAGGAGAAATA GACTTAGAAAAGGAGAGTGACACACCCCTGCAGCAAGTATCTATTGAAGAAATCCTCGAAGAGCAAAGAGTGGAACAGCAGACCAAGCTGGAAGCAGAGAAGCTAAAAGTTCAGGCACTCAAGGACCGGGGGCTCTCCATTCCTCGAGCAGATACTCTAGATGAGTATTAA